A window of the Tenebrio molitor chromosome 1, icTenMoli1.1, whole genome shotgun sequence genome harbors these coding sequences:
- the LOC138141425 gene encoding trypsin-1-like, producing the protein MQIECLLIIMLISGIYSFNNFADINCGHKTLSREGKIVGGTTADKGEFPWLVSITRRGGHFCGGTLISNRFILTAGHCLCTGIGTDTVKPTHIKVTIAQYDLTNKSSDAYEMALKAISIHPEYTCGKVKNDIAILELKSKLVWSESVLPACLAASSREDDYTPLDDLPAVVAGWGWTNEDSAKGGRANVLQKASVNVIGIEKCRQWYKSQGKKTKIQETQICAGHEQGGVDSCWADSGGPLMISTGKVGQMMVVGVVSTGIGCARPFLPGLYTRISEYIPWVREIVNK; encoded by the exons ATGCAAATCGAGTGCTTACTgataattatgttaatttctGGAATATATTCGTTTAATAATT TTGCGGATATCAATTGTGGGCATAAAACCTTAAGCCGAGAAGGAAAAATTGTCGGTGGCACCACCGCCGACAAGGGAGAATTTCCTTGGTTGGTGTCAATCACAAGAAGAGGTGGACACTTTTGTGGAGGAACGCTAATCAGCAACAGATTCATCCTCACTGCTGGACATTGCCTTTGCAC CGGAATAGGAACAGACACTGTGAAGCCCACACACATCAAAGTAACTATAGCTCAATACGACTTAACGAATAAGTCAAGTGATGCTTACGAAATGGCGTTGAAAGCCATATCCATTCATCCGGAGTACACTTGCGGAAAAGTCAAAAACGACATAGCCATTTTGGAACTGAAGAGCAAACTCGTCTGGTCCGAATCCGTTTTGCCGGCTTGCTTGGCAGCTTCGTCACGGGAAGATGATTATACACCTTTGGACGATCTTCCTGCGGTCGTGGCTGGTTGGGGATGGACGAACGAAGACAGTGCCAAAGGAGGACGCGCCAACGTGCTTCAAAAAGCTTCTGTTAACGTAATCGGGATAGAAAAGTGTAGACAGTGGTACAAATCGCAAGGGAAGAAGACCAAAATCCAAGAGACGCAAATATGTGCCGGGCATGAACAAGGAGGAGTGGACTCGTGCTGG GCCGATAGCGGAGGTCCTCTTATGATTAGCACCGGGAAAGTGGGACAAATGATGGTCGTGGGCGTTGTGTCGACAGGAATTGGATGTGCCAGACCGTTTTTGCCAGGACTATACACTCGAATTTCTGAGTATATTCCTTGGGTCAGAGAAATCGTTAATAAATGA